From Nitrospira sp., one genomic window encodes:
- a CDS encoding sigma 54-interacting transcriptional regulator, whose amino-acid sequence MGTIEPQENSLRIISALLACRGLHEFDLKLSQELLKTLKGDLVGFSLYSETTKTFAPVSNLLRTPGSPGYLIGQLPAEGTIKEAVIRQGRALLENNLADSSWAETVVLKTAPFQTASVLAAPVTLAPPRDDQSARTIAIIATIAVNRVSAFTEEDRSFLEQLGVRLGPVLQNVLAAEERDALMTINSRVVVGTMTIEELMPVVNEVLHRVIRQDMTGLVRFVQLPQGPWFEIIYRDGVEIDLAQLRRFPFEQMAPAEMTATGKPLLMTGHNHERFPERAYIESVGILSCMLCPLIVRGTPYGFLAIGNRRRNAFSERDLAFAEQIGFHLSQAIANITAYEEIRSLKEQLEQENVYLRDEMAASVDFNQLVGESPALQKTLKAIEHVAPTDSTVLITGETGTGKELVAQAIHRLSPRKDKPLITINCAALPPTLIESELFGHEKGAFTNAAARKIGRFELANGGTIFLDEIGELPIDLQAKFLRVLETQELERVGGTHPIKLNVRVLAATNVNIEQAAKQGLFRSDLFYRLNVFPIRIPPLRDRRDDIPMLARHFVKKFSERHRKTIRRIGTTTLKTLVAYDWPGNVRELEHMIERAVIVSPGPVLVIDELDSLPSHADGKESPRTLADAERTHIIQALSQTNWVLAGKQGAAARLGMKRSTLQHRMKKLGITRPPRRKK is encoded by the coding sequence ATGGGCACTATAGAGCCGCAGGAGAACTCTCTGCGAATTATCAGCGCTCTGCTCGCCTGTCGCGGGCTTCACGAGTTCGACCTGAAGCTATCACAAGAACTGCTCAAAACCTTGAAAGGCGATCTCGTAGGCTTCTCCCTGTATAGCGAAACCACAAAGACCTTCGCCCCCGTCTCCAATCTACTCAGAACCCCAGGTTCCCCCGGCTATCTCATCGGTCAACTGCCGGCAGAAGGAACCATCAAAGAAGCCGTCATCCGACAGGGACGTGCGCTTCTCGAGAACAATTTAGCCGACTCCTCCTGGGCGGAAACCGTCGTGTTGAAGACCGCCCCGTTCCAAACCGCCTCAGTGCTGGCGGCTCCCGTCACTCTCGCACCCCCGCGAGACGATCAGTCCGCTCGTACGATCGCGATCATCGCGACCATCGCCGTCAATCGGGTCAGCGCATTTACCGAAGAAGACCGCAGCTTTCTTGAACAGCTCGGCGTCCGGTTGGGGCCGGTCCTCCAGAACGTCCTGGCAGCCGAAGAACGTGACGCGCTGATGACGATCAACAGCCGTGTTGTGGTCGGCACGATGACCATCGAAGAACTCATGCCGGTGGTGAACGAGGTTCTGCATCGTGTCATCCGGCAAGACATGACCGGGCTGGTCCGATTCGTTCAATTGCCACAGGGGCCCTGGTTCGAGATTATCTATCGCGACGGCGTCGAGATCGATCTCGCCCAGCTCCGCCGGTTTCCCTTTGAACAGATGGCTCCCGCCGAGATGACGGCCACCGGAAAACCGCTCCTCATGACAGGGCACAATCACGAGCGTTTCCCCGAGCGCGCCTATATCGAATCCGTCGGCATCCTCTCCTGTATGCTCTGCCCCCTGATCGTGCGCGGAACACCGTATGGATTTCTCGCCATCGGCAACCGACGCCGTAATGCCTTTTCCGAGCGGGATCTGGCGTTCGCCGAACAGATCGGATTTCACCTCTCACAGGCCATCGCGAATATCACGGCCTACGAAGAAATCCGTTCCTTGAAGGAGCAACTCGAACAGGAGAATGTCTACCTCCGCGATGAGATGGCCGCATCGGTCGATTTCAACCAGCTGGTCGGAGAAAGCCCCGCGCTGCAGAAAACGCTGAAGGCGATCGAGCACGTGGCGCCGACCGACTCCACCGTGCTCATCACGGGGGAAACAGGCACGGGGAAAGAACTGGTCGCTCAGGCCATCCATCGCCTGTCGCCGCGAAAGGACAAGCCGTTGATCACGATCAACTGCGCCGCGCTGCCGCCGACCCTGATCGAATCGGAACTGTTCGGCCATGAAAAGGGCGCATTTACCAACGCCGCGGCACGCAAGATCGGCCGCTTCGAACTCGCGAACGGAGGCACGATCTTCCTGGACGAAATCGGCGAACTCCCGATCGATCTCCAGGCGAAATTCCTGCGTGTACTCGAAACGCAGGAGTTGGAACGCGTCGGCGGCACACACCCCATCAAGCTGAATGTCCGCGTCCTCGCCGCGACCAACGTCAATATTGAACAGGCAGCCAAGCAGGGCCTCTTTCGATCCGATCTCTTCTATCGGCTCAACGTCTTTCCGATCCGGATCCCCCCGCTCCGGGACCGTCGCGACGACATTCCGATGCTTGCCCGCCACTTCGTAAAGAAATTCAGCGAGCGGCACCGCAAAACCATACGACGCATCGGGACCACCACGTTGAAAACCCTGGTTGCCTACGACTGGCCCGGGAATGTACGCGAGCTTGAACACATGATCGAACGGGCCGTGATCGTCAGCCCGGGACCAGTTCTGGTCATCGATGAATTGGATTCGCTGCCAAGCCATGCCGACGGAAAAGAATCCCCGCGCACATTGGCAGACGCCGAACGCACCCATATCATCCAGGCACTCAGCCAGACAAACTGGGTCCTGGCCGGAAAACAGGGCGCGGCCGCACGCCTCGGGATGAAGCGGTCGACACTGCAGCATCGAATGAAGAAACTCGGGATTACCCGTCCCCCGCGCCGCAAGAAATAA
- a CDS encoding DUF6022 family protein yields MRQYRLIPVILPALPISSGTCAAIIHTFAELALSLLYIGGMKQHPPVTPEHLSRTIEAYFAERQAAILPSGEQTTDGKQLSWCGEVLEYLTEGLAERLAARGITFSKAFPGPFRLMDEDQLADGQHVRRFWTMALDHGCPIARLCTIFFHRHNNVTLPQAPRVMAYPPDHPEPHMEEPA; encoded by the coding sequence TTGCGTCAGTACCGGCTCATTCCCGTCATTCTCCCGGCTCTTCCCATTTCATCAGGGACTTGCGCGGCCATCATTCACACATTCGCCGAGCTGGCATTGTCCCTGCTTTACATCGGCGGCATGAAACAGCATCCTCCTGTGACTCCGGAACATCTCAGCCGAACCATCGAAGCGTACTTCGCTGAGCGACAGGCCGCCATCCTTCCCTCCGGTGAACAGACCACAGACGGCAAGCAACTGTCCTGGTGTGGAGAAGTCTTGGAATATCTCACGGAAGGATTGGCCGAACGGCTGGCCGCGCGCGGCATCACATTCAGCAAGGCTTTCCCTGGGCCATTCCGGCTGATGGATGAGGATCAGCTGGCCGACGGCCAACATGTCCGCCGATTCTGGACGATGGCGCTGGACCATGGCTGTCCCATCGCTCGTCTTTGCACCATTTTTTTTCATCGCCACAATAACGTGACTTTGCCTCAAGCGCCCCGGGTGATGGCGTATCCTCCCGATCATCCGGAACCCCATATGGAGGAACCGGCGTGA
- a CDS encoding ABC transporter permease, producing the protein MNYVALRMLFGDRAKYLMLLCGLTFAVMLIVQQGSIFWGLMIWSQSSVSNLNVPIWVTDPGIAQVDEVKPIADTAVDRVRSVPGVEWAVPLYKGLLRARLSNGDYHQITLTGLESSTLIGRPAEVLEGRFEDVLQPDAVVLDQWAVERMGGPNVIKVGTVFELNDKLARVVAIAKTQKSFTNIPVVYTTYERAIRYVPRERRTLSYVLAKAKDGVSPAEVTARIHEQTGLGAFTAEDFGWKTIGWVLKNTGIGINFGTTILLGFIVGMAIAGQTFYLFTVENLRQFGALKAMGASTFTLARMILLQAFTVGLTGYGVGIGLATVFGFFTARSGGLPFIETWQLLLLVLVALMAICTFSALISIIKLARLEPAIVFR; encoded by the coding sequence GTGAACTACGTGGCGCTCAGAATGCTGTTCGGCGATCGCGCCAAGTATCTCATGCTGCTCTGCGGCTTGACCTTCGCCGTGATGCTCATCGTTCAGCAGGGTTCCATCTTCTGGGGGCTCATGATCTGGTCCCAATCCAGCGTCAGCAATCTCAACGTGCCGATCTGGGTCACGGATCCCGGCATTGCCCAGGTCGACGAAGTGAAGCCGATCGCCGACACCGCGGTGGACCGTGTGCGCAGCGTGCCCGGCGTCGAATGGGCTGTGCCGCTCTACAAAGGATTATTACGCGCCCGCCTATCGAACGGAGACTATCATCAGATCACTCTCACGGGGCTGGAATCCTCAACACTGATCGGGCGGCCGGCCGAAGTCTTGGAAGGCCGGTTCGAAGATGTGCTGCAGCCCGATGCCGTCGTGCTGGACCAATGGGCGGTGGAACGGATGGGCGGCCCGAACGTCATCAAGGTCGGCACGGTCTTTGAACTGAACGACAAGCTGGCCCGCGTCGTCGCCATCGCCAAGACCCAAAAGAGCTTCACCAACATCCCGGTCGTCTACACCACCTACGAACGGGCCATCCGCTACGTGCCCCGTGAGCGCCGGACCCTGTCCTATGTCCTCGCCAAAGCGAAAGACGGTGTCTCTCCCGCAGAAGTCACCGCACGCATCCATGAACAGACCGGGCTGGGCGCCTTCACCGCCGAAGACTTCGGCTGGAAAACTATCGGTTGGGTCCTCAAGAATACCGGCATCGGGATCAACTTCGGCACGACGATCCTGCTGGGATTCATCGTCGGCATGGCGATCGCCGGGCAAACGTTTTACTTGTTCACCGTCGAAAACCTCCGGCAATTCGGCGCCCTCAAAGCGATGGGCGCATCGACCTTCACGCTGGCGCGGATGATCCTCTTGCAAGCCTTCACGGTAGGCCTTACCGGCTATGGAGTCGGCATCGGCCTCGCCACGGTGTTCGGATTCTTCACGGCACGGAGCGGCGGCTTGCCCTTCATCGAGACCTGGCAACTGCTGCTCCTCGTACTGGTGGCACTCATGGCCATCTGCACATTTTCAGCGTTGATCAGCATCATCAAACTCGCCCGGCTCGAGCCGGCGATTGTCTTCCGGTGA